The following are encoded in a window of Bacillus xiapuensis genomic DNA:
- the purN gene encoding phosphoribosylglycinamide formyltransferase, giving the protein MTKIAVFASGSGSNFQALAEAIQTEGVPAEISILISDQPDAYAITRAEHLGIPVFVFRTKEYSSKAEFEGLIVEKLREAGVDIIFLAGYMRLIGETLLTAFAGKIVNIHPSLLPAFPGKDAIGQAFNAGVKVTGVTVHLVDEGMDTGPIIDQESVRIDEEDTRDTLQKKIQQIEHQLYPKVMKQLVSAAAKREEVKK; this is encoded by the coding sequence TTGACAAAAATCGCGGTCTTCGCTTCTGGAAGCGGAAGTAATTTTCAAGCGCTGGCTGAAGCCATTCAAACAGAGGGGGTTCCGGCGGAGATTTCTATACTGATTTCCGATCAGCCTGATGCCTATGCCATCACTCGAGCGGAGCATTTAGGGATTCCTGTGTTTGTGTTTCGTACAAAAGAGTATTCATCCAAGGCAGAGTTTGAAGGTCTGATAGTCGAAAAGCTTAGAGAGGCGGGCGTGGACATTATTTTTCTAGCTGGGTATATGCGCTTAATCGGAGAAACGCTTCTTACCGCTTTTGCAGGAAAAATAGTCAACATCCACCCTTCTCTTCTTCCGGCGTTTCCCGGAAAAGATGCCATTGGCCAAGCCTTTAACGCCGGCGTGAAAGTCACTGGTGTAACGGTTCATTTAGTGGATGAAGGCATGGATACAGGGCCGATCATTGATCAGGAAAGCGTCCGGATTGATGAAGAGGATACACGGGATACCTTACAGAAGAAAATTCAGCAAATCGAACATCAATTATATCCAAAAGTCATGAAGCAGCTAGTTAGCGCTGCTGCCAAACGGGAGGAAGTCAAGAAATGA